In Kogia breviceps isolate mKogBre1 chromosome 19, mKogBre1 haplotype 1, whole genome shotgun sequence, a single genomic region encodes these proteins:
- the C19H17orf114 gene encoding uncharacterized protein C17orf114 homolog has protein sequence MDLKGAWCFPWCECRRQRGTERGAGLDPAAPPDPDPSPAVASIVAKGGIPSLGSGAYFSRKARLSFRHQLHDVASANDSTI, from the exons ATGGATCTGAAGGGGGCATGGTGTTTCCCATGGTGTGAGTGCCGGAGGCAGCGGGGGACTGAAAGAGGAGCAG GCCTGGATCCAGCTGCCCCTCCAGATCCAGATCCCAGCCCAGCTGTAGCCTCCATCGTGGCTAAGGGAGGGATACCGTCCCTTGGGTCTGGCGCCTACTTCAGCAGGAAAGCCCGTCTCTCCTTCCGCCACCAGCTGCATGACGTAGCATCGGCCAACGACTCCACCATTTGA
- the PLD2 gene encoding phospholipase D2 isoform X2, whose translation MAATSESLFPSGGDLDSSQLQMEPDEVDTLKEGEDPADRMHPFLAIYDLQPLKTHPSVFAPGVPVTAQVVGTERYTSGSKVGTCTLYSVRLTHGDFTWTTKKKFRHFQELHRDLLRHKVLMSLLPLSRFAVAYSPAQEANNRQMPSLPRAGPEGSSRRASSKQKYLESYLNLLLTMSFYRNYHAMTEFLEVSQLSFIPDLGSKGLEGVIRKRSGGHRVPGLACCGQDQVCYHWSKRWLVVKDSFLLYMCLETSAITFVQLFDPGFKVQVGKRSTEARYGVRIDTSHRSLILKCSSYRQARWWAQEITELAQGPGRDFVRLHRHESYAPPRPGTLARWFVNGAGYFAAVADAILRAQEEIFITDWWLSPEIYLKRPAHSDDWRLDIMLKKKAEEGVRVSVLLFKEVELALTINSGYSKKVLMLLHPNIKVMRHPNQVTLWAHHEKLLVVDQVVAFLGGLDLAYGRWDDLQYRLTDLGDSSASAAPQPPTECSDPPATPDLSHNQLFWLGKDYSNLITKDWVQLDRPFEDFIDRETTPRMPWRDVGVVVHGSPARDLARHFIQRWNFTKITKAKYKIPTYPYLLPKSTSTANQLPFMLPGVQCTTVQVLRSVDHWSAGTLENSILNAYLHTIRESQHFLYIENQFFISCSDARTVLNKVGDEIVDRILKAHKQGQCFRVYMLLPLLPGFEGDISTGGGNSMQAILHFTYRTLCRGEYSILHRLKAAMGTAWRDYISICGLRTHGELGSHPVSELIYIHSKMLIADDRTVIIGSANINDRSLLGKRDSELAVLIEDTEMEASLMNGVEYQAGSVILGADARPDLDLRDPVCDDFFQSWQDTAESNANIYEQIFRCLPSNATRSLRALREYVAVEPLATVSPPLARSELTQVQGHLVHFPLKFLEDESLLPTLGSKEGMIPLEVWT comes from the exons ATGGCGGCGACCTCCGAGAGCCTCTTCCCCTCTGGGGGTGACCTGGACTCCAGCCAGTTACAGATGGAGCCCGATGAGGTGGACACgctgaaggagggagaggaccCAG CTGACCGGATGCACCCCTTTCTGGCCATCTACGACCTCCAGCCTCTGAAAACTCACCCCTCGGTGTTTGCCCCTGGGGTTCCCGTCACAGCCCAGGTGGTGGGCACTGAAAGATACACCAGTGGATCCAAG GTGGGCACCTGCACTCTGTATTCTGTCCGCTTGACTCACGGTGACTTTACCTGGACAACCAAGAAGAAGTTCCGTCATTTCCAGGAATTGCATCGGGACCTCCTGAGACACAAAGTCTTGATGagtctgctccctctgtctcg CTTTGCCGTTGCCTATTCTCCAGCCCAAGAGGCAAACAACAGACAGATGCCCTCTCTACCCCGAGCAGGTCCTGAGGGCTCCTCCAGACGTGCATCCAGCAAACAG AAATACCTGGAGAGTTACCTCAACCTCCTCCTGACCATGTCTTTCTACCGCAACTACCACGCCATG ACAGAGTTTCTGGAAGTCAGTCAGCTGTCCTTTATCCCAGACCTTGGATCCAAAGGACT GGAGGGGGTGATCCGGAAGCGCTCAGGTGGCCACCGTGTTCCTGGCCTCGCCTGCTGTGGCCAAGACCAAGTTTGTTATCACTGGTCCAAGCG GTGGCTGGTGGTGAAGGACTCCTTCCTGCTGTACATGTGCCTCGAGACCAGCGCCATCACATTTGTTCAGCTCTTCGACCCTGGGTTCAAGGTTCAGGTGGGGAAAAGGAGCACAGAGGCGAGGTACGGGGTCCGGATCGACACCTCCCACAG GTCTTTGATTCTCAAGTGCAGCAGCTACCGGCAGGCACGGTGGTGGGCCCAGGAGATCACTGAGCTGGCCCAGGGCCCGGGCAGAGACTTTGTACGGCTGCACCGGCATGAAAGCTACGCTCCGCCCCGGCCTGGGACCCTGGCCCGGTG GTTTGTGAATGGGGCAGGTTACTTTGCTGCTGTAGCTGATGCCATCCTGCGAGCTCAAGAAGAGATTTTCATCACAGACTGGTG GTTGAGTCCTGAGATTTACCTGAAGCGTCCGGCCCATTCAGATGACTGGAGACTGGACATTATGCTCAAGAAGAAGGCG GAGGAGGGTGTCCGGGTGTCCGTACTGCTGTTTAAGGAAGTGGAGTTGGCCTTGACCATCAACAGTGGCTATAGCAAGAAGGTTCTGATGCTACTGCATCCCAACATAAAG GTGATGCGCCACCCGAACCAGGTGACTCTGTGGGCCCATCATGAGAAGCTCCTGGTCGTGGACCAAGTAGTGGCCTTCTTGGGGGGACTGGACCTCGCCTATGGCCGCTGGGATGACCTGCAGTACAGACTGACCGACCTTGGGGACTCCTCTGCGTCAGCTGCCCCCCAG CCTCCCACCGAATGCTCAGACCCTCCAGCTACACCAGACCTCTCTCACAACCAACTCTTCTGGCTGGGCAAGGACTACAGCAATCTCATCACTAAGGACTGGGTCCAGCTGGATCGGCCTTTTGAGG ATTTCATTGACAGGGAGACCACACCCCGGATGCCGTGGCGGGATGTCGGGGTGGTGGTCCATGGCTCACCCGCCAGGGACCTTGCCCGGCACTTCATCCAGCGCTGGAATTTCACCAAG ATCACCAAGGCCAAGTACAAGATACCCACGTACCCCTACCTGCTGCCCAAGTCCACCAGCACCGCAAATCAGCTCCCTTTCATGCTCCCGGGGGTGCAGTGCACCACCGTGCAG GTCTTGCGGTCAGTGGACCACTGGTCAGCGGGGACCTTGGAGAACTCCATCCTCAATGCCTACCTGCACACCATCAGGGAGAGCCAGCACTTCCTCTACATTGAG AATCAATTCTTCATTAGCTGCTCAGATGCGCGGACGGTGCTGAACAAGGTGGGCGATGAGATTGTGGACAGGATCCTGAAGGCCCACAA acAGGGGCAGTGCTTCCGAGTCTACATGCTTTTGCCCCTGCTCCCCGGGTTCGAGGGCGACATCTCCACAGGCGGGGGTAACTCCATGCAGGCCATTCTGCACTTCACTTACAG GACGCTATGTCGTGGGGAATATTCAATTCTACATCGCCTCAAAGCAGCCA TGGGGACAGCGTGGCGGGACTATATTTCCATCTGTGGGCTTCGCACACACGGAGAGCTGGGTAGTCACCCGGTCTCAGAGCTCATCTACATCCACAGCAAGATGCTCATTGCAGATGACCGGACAGTCATCATTG gctccgCAAACATCAATGACCGGAGTTTACTGGGGAAGCGGGACAGTGAACTGGCTGTACTGATCGAGGACACGGAGATGGAGGCATCCCTCATGAATGGTGTGGAATATCAGGCGGGCAG CGTGATTCTCGGGGCAGATGCCCGGCCAGACCTGGATCTCCGAGACCCCGTCTGTGACGACTTTTTCCAGTCGTGGCAAGACACAGCTGAGAGCAATGCCAATATCTATGAGCAG ATCTTCCGCTGCCTGCCGTCCAACGCCACTCGCTCCCTGAGGGCGCTCCGGGAGTATGTGGCCGTGGAGCCGCTGGCCACGGTCAGCCCTCCCTTGGCCCGGTCTGAACTCACCCAGGTCCAGGGCCACCTGGTCCACTTCCCCCTCAAGTTCCTGGAGGATGAGTCTTTGCTGCCCACCCTGGGTAGCAAGGAGGGCATGATACCCCTAGAAGTGTGGACGTAG
- the PLD2 gene encoding phospholipase D2 isoform X1 — MAATSESLFPSGGDLDSSQLQMEPDEVDTLKEGEDPADRMHPFLAIYDLQPLKTHPSVFAPGVPVTAQVVGTERYTSGSKVGTCTLYSVRLTHGDFTWTTKKKFRHFQELHRDLLRHKVLMSLLPLSRFAVAYSPAQEANNRQMPSLPRAGPEGSSRRASSKQKYLESYLNLLLTMSFYRNYHAMTEFLEVSQLSFIPDLGSKGLEGVIRKRSGGHRVPGLACCGQDQVCYHWSKRWLVVKDSFLLYMCLETSAITFVQLFDPGFKVQVGKRSTEARYGVRIDTSHRSLILKCSSYRQARWWAQEITELAQGPGRDFVRLHRHESYAPPRPGTLARWFVNGAGYFAAVADAILRAQEEIFITDWWLSPEIYLKRPAHSDDWRLDIMLKKKAEEGVRVSVLLFKEVELALTINSGYSKKVLMLLHPNIKVMRHPNQVTLWAHHEKLLVVDQVVAFLGGLDLAYGRWDDLQYRLTDLGDSSASAAPQPPTECSDPPATPDLSHNQLFWLGKDYSNLITKDWVQLDRPFEDFIDRETTPRMPWRDVGVVVHGSPARDLARHFIQRWNFTKITKAKYKIPTYPYLLPKSTSTANQLPFMLPGVQCTTVQVLRSVDHWSAGTLENSILNAYLHTIRESQHFLYIENQFFISCSDARTVLNKVGDEIVDRILKAHKQGQCFRVYMLLPLLPGFEGDISTGGGNSMQAILHFTYRTLCRGEYSILHRLKAAMGTAWRDYISICGLRTHGELGSHPVSELIYIHSKMLIADDRTVIIGSANINDRSLLGKRDSELAVLIEDTEMEASLMNGVEYQAGRFALSLRKHCFSVILGADARPDLDLRDPVCDDFFQSWQDTAESNANIYEQIFRCLPSNATRSLRALREYVAVEPLATVSPPLARSELTQVQGHLVHFPLKFLEDESLLPTLGSKEGMIPLEVWT, encoded by the exons ATGGCGGCGACCTCCGAGAGCCTCTTCCCCTCTGGGGGTGACCTGGACTCCAGCCAGTTACAGATGGAGCCCGATGAGGTGGACACgctgaaggagggagaggaccCAG CTGACCGGATGCACCCCTTTCTGGCCATCTACGACCTCCAGCCTCTGAAAACTCACCCCTCGGTGTTTGCCCCTGGGGTTCCCGTCACAGCCCAGGTGGTGGGCACTGAAAGATACACCAGTGGATCCAAG GTGGGCACCTGCACTCTGTATTCTGTCCGCTTGACTCACGGTGACTTTACCTGGACAACCAAGAAGAAGTTCCGTCATTTCCAGGAATTGCATCGGGACCTCCTGAGACACAAAGTCTTGATGagtctgctccctctgtctcg CTTTGCCGTTGCCTATTCTCCAGCCCAAGAGGCAAACAACAGACAGATGCCCTCTCTACCCCGAGCAGGTCCTGAGGGCTCCTCCAGACGTGCATCCAGCAAACAG AAATACCTGGAGAGTTACCTCAACCTCCTCCTGACCATGTCTTTCTACCGCAACTACCACGCCATG ACAGAGTTTCTGGAAGTCAGTCAGCTGTCCTTTATCCCAGACCTTGGATCCAAAGGACT GGAGGGGGTGATCCGGAAGCGCTCAGGTGGCCACCGTGTTCCTGGCCTCGCCTGCTGTGGCCAAGACCAAGTTTGTTATCACTGGTCCAAGCG GTGGCTGGTGGTGAAGGACTCCTTCCTGCTGTACATGTGCCTCGAGACCAGCGCCATCACATTTGTTCAGCTCTTCGACCCTGGGTTCAAGGTTCAGGTGGGGAAAAGGAGCACAGAGGCGAGGTACGGGGTCCGGATCGACACCTCCCACAG GTCTTTGATTCTCAAGTGCAGCAGCTACCGGCAGGCACGGTGGTGGGCCCAGGAGATCACTGAGCTGGCCCAGGGCCCGGGCAGAGACTTTGTACGGCTGCACCGGCATGAAAGCTACGCTCCGCCCCGGCCTGGGACCCTGGCCCGGTG GTTTGTGAATGGGGCAGGTTACTTTGCTGCTGTAGCTGATGCCATCCTGCGAGCTCAAGAAGAGATTTTCATCACAGACTGGTG GTTGAGTCCTGAGATTTACCTGAAGCGTCCGGCCCATTCAGATGACTGGAGACTGGACATTATGCTCAAGAAGAAGGCG GAGGAGGGTGTCCGGGTGTCCGTACTGCTGTTTAAGGAAGTGGAGTTGGCCTTGACCATCAACAGTGGCTATAGCAAGAAGGTTCTGATGCTACTGCATCCCAACATAAAG GTGATGCGCCACCCGAACCAGGTGACTCTGTGGGCCCATCATGAGAAGCTCCTGGTCGTGGACCAAGTAGTGGCCTTCTTGGGGGGACTGGACCTCGCCTATGGCCGCTGGGATGACCTGCAGTACAGACTGACCGACCTTGGGGACTCCTCTGCGTCAGCTGCCCCCCAG CCTCCCACCGAATGCTCAGACCCTCCAGCTACACCAGACCTCTCTCACAACCAACTCTTCTGGCTGGGCAAGGACTACAGCAATCTCATCACTAAGGACTGGGTCCAGCTGGATCGGCCTTTTGAGG ATTTCATTGACAGGGAGACCACACCCCGGATGCCGTGGCGGGATGTCGGGGTGGTGGTCCATGGCTCACCCGCCAGGGACCTTGCCCGGCACTTCATCCAGCGCTGGAATTTCACCAAG ATCACCAAGGCCAAGTACAAGATACCCACGTACCCCTACCTGCTGCCCAAGTCCACCAGCACCGCAAATCAGCTCCCTTTCATGCTCCCGGGGGTGCAGTGCACCACCGTGCAG GTCTTGCGGTCAGTGGACCACTGGTCAGCGGGGACCTTGGAGAACTCCATCCTCAATGCCTACCTGCACACCATCAGGGAGAGCCAGCACTTCCTCTACATTGAG AATCAATTCTTCATTAGCTGCTCAGATGCGCGGACGGTGCTGAACAAGGTGGGCGATGAGATTGTGGACAGGATCCTGAAGGCCCACAA acAGGGGCAGTGCTTCCGAGTCTACATGCTTTTGCCCCTGCTCCCCGGGTTCGAGGGCGACATCTCCACAGGCGGGGGTAACTCCATGCAGGCCATTCTGCACTTCACTTACAG GACGCTATGTCGTGGGGAATATTCAATTCTACATCGCCTCAAAGCAGCCA TGGGGACAGCGTGGCGGGACTATATTTCCATCTGTGGGCTTCGCACACACGGAGAGCTGGGTAGTCACCCGGTCTCAGAGCTCATCTACATCCACAGCAAGATGCTCATTGCAGATGACCGGACAGTCATCATTG gctccgCAAACATCAATGACCGGAGTTTACTGGGGAAGCGGGACAGTGAACTGGCTGTACTGATCGAGGACACGGAGATGGAGGCATCCCTCATGAATGGTGTGGAATATCAGGCGGGCAGGTTTGCCTTGAGTTTGCGGAAACACTGCTTCAG CGTGATTCTCGGGGCAGATGCCCGGCCAGACCTGGATCTCCGAGACCCCGTCTGTGACGACTTTTTCCAGTCGTGGCAAGACACAGCTGAGAGCAATGCCAATATCTATGAGCAG ATCTTCCGCTGCCTGCCGTCCAACGCCACTCGCTCCCTGAGGGCGCTCCGGGAGTATGTGGCCGTGGAGCCGCTGGCCACGGTCAGCCCTCCCTTGGCCCGGTCTGAACTCACCCAGGTCCAGGGCCACCTGGTCCACTTCCCCCTCAAGTTCCTGGAGGATGAGTCTTTGCTGCCCACCCTGGGTAGCAAGGAGGGCATGATACCCCTAGAAGTGTGGACGTAG